From Salvia splendens isolate huo1 chromosome 3, SspV2, whole genome shotgun sequence, a single genomic window includes:
- the LOC121796783 gene encoding uncharacterized protein LOC121796783 codes for MAREDFEDNEEMADWEKDDPPNGAEDGDNPMITEAETCNAENSLQITEFHGGFSNPGFDGADYTWAKNGLLERLDRVLVSVMVAPLFEAVRVTNLPRVASGNEPVLVRGKLPTIQEGGRAFRFQNMWVRHEGFADLVQTDWMAPTEAGGLLNLKIKLTRVKKTLKRWNKEVFGNIHANLKTCEENIAVAQSEFEENPSARNRMEINKQIAEYVLLLIIEEDFCRQKAALRWLEEGDINTRFYQSWVKHKKIRLTIHKINVNGRKLKDDREIRDSTVDFFQNLLAPNYPELAEPDLDLLHQLPFSEQLEDLPQLPSRMKLSEQFLTSREIVHPARMGSRPPSSKRAGARWGADVVDAVRQFFGGAYLPRSITATSIVLIPKKAAPET; via the coding sequence ATGGCTCGGGAGGACTTTGAGGATAATGAAGAAATGGCAGATTGGGAAAAGGATGACCCTCCCAATGGAGCCGAGGATGGAGACAATCCTATGATTACGGAGGCCGAGACATGCAATGCCGAGAATAGTCTCCAAATCACCGAATTTCATGGAGGGTTTTCAAATCCGGGCTTTGATGGTGCGGATTACACTTGGGCTAAAAATGGCCTCTTGGAAAGGCTGGATAGGGTGCTGGTTAGCGTGATGGTGGCGCCTCTATTTGAAGCGGTAAGGGTCACAAACCTCCCTCGAGTAGCCTCGGGCAACGAGCCGGTCCTAGTTAGAGGCAAACTACCAACCATTCAAGAGGGTGGCAGAGCGTTCcgattccaaaacatgtgggttagGCATGAAGGGTTTGCCGATCTGGTGCAAACGGATTGGATGGCCCCTACGGAGGCCGGGGGATTACTCAACTTGAAGATCAAACTAACTAGGGTTAAGAAAACGCTCAAAcggtggaacaaagaggtctttggGAATATCCATGCCAACCTCAAAACATGTGAAGAGAACATCGCCGTGGCACAATCTGAATTTGAAGAGAACCCCTCGGCCCGGAACAGAATGGAGATTAACAAGCAGATCGCCGAGTACGTTCTCCTTCTCATAATAGAAGAGGACTTTTGTCGTCAAAAGGCAGCCCTGAGATGGCTGGAAGAGGGGGATATAAACACTAGgttctaccaaagttgggtgaagcacAAAAAGATTCGATTGACAATTCACAAGATTAATGTCAATGGGAGGAAACTCAAGGATGACCGTGAAATTAGAGACTCGACAGTGGACTTTTTCCAAAATCTTCTTGCGCCTAACTACCCGGAGCTCGCTGAACCGGACCTTGACCTCTTGCACCAACTTCCCTTCTCGGAGCAACTGGAAGACCTCCCTCAACTGCCATCGCGGATGAAGTTAAGCGAGCAATTTTTGACATCTCGGGAAATAGTGCACCCGGCCCGGATGggttctcggccaccttcttcCAAGCGTGCTGGGGCACGGTGGGGGGCGGATGTAGTGGATGCGGTTAGGCAATTCTTTGGTGGCGCGTACCTCCCCCGAAGCATTACGGCCACGAGCATTGTACTTATACCGAAAAAGGCGGCACCCGAAACTTGA